TCCTCGACTGGGACGAGCCCATCGCAGCCCTGTTCGTGTCCGTCCTGCACTGCCTGCCGGACACCGACGACGAGAACGACCCGGCCAGGCTGATCCAGACCGTCGCCAGACAGCTTCCGGCCGGCAGCTACATGGTGATCTGCCAGCTGGTGAGCGATGACCCGGTCGTACGCCGCGATGTCACCGACCTGATGGCGGTGGCGACCAACGGCAAATGGGGCCGGGTCCGCGAGAAGCACGAAGTCCGACGCTTCTTCGACGGCCTGGACATCGAGAACCCCCCGGGGCTCGTCGATGTGATCGACTGGCGACCGGACTCCGCGCCTCCCCCCATGCACCTCAGGCCGACGGACTGGGTGGAGTGGGGCGGCCTCGCCCGCATTCCGGGATGACACCGCGGTGAAGCCGCCACGGAACGGGCCCGGGCCCGCACAGCAGCTCTACGCCGGCCCGTCCGTGGCGGCCAGCCGCTCCCAGTGGGCGAGCGCCTGCTCCAGCGCCGCGGTGCTCTGCTCGCGGTCGTACGCGCTCGCGCGGACGTTGTCCAGCAGTCGGCGGTACTTGTCGAGCTGAGGCTTCTGCGTGATGTAGTTCGCCCCGTCGAGGTGTTCCACGTAGGCGAGCTCCTGGCGGTCGCCGAACGTCAAGTGGAACAGGGGGTAGGGAGGCATGATGGCCTCCTTGGGCACGATACGGACATTGACACGGTTGGTCCGCGTCGCCTTGAGGAGGAACGCCATCTGTTTCACCATCACGTCCGCGGAACCGTACGGCCGATAGAGCACGTCCTCGCTTATGTGGGCGGCCAAGGTGGGGACACCCTTGTCGAGCATGACCTGCCGCTTCATCCGCAGGGCGACGATGCGTTCGATGTCAGTGGGCGCGACGCCGAGCTCCATCATCGACACCAGCGCCCGCGCGTAGTCCTCGATCTGCAGCAGCCCCGGCACGACACGTGGGTCGAAGACGGAGATCTTCTCGGCGGTGCCCTCGAGGCGGATCAGGCGCTTGAGGAAGTTGGGCGTCACATCGGCGAATTGCGCGTAGAGGTCGGCGTTCCCCGCCTGCGCCAGCAGCTGGTCGAGCTGACCCTGCTGCTCCCGGGACAGCCGGTAGAACACGGCCAGGTCATGGACGTCCCGCGGCTTGGCCGGGCTCTCCCCCCGCTCCAAACGGCTGATCTTCGAGGTCGAGGCCCGGATCACCCGCGCGGCGTCGGCCAGGGTGTACCCGAGACGCTCGCGGTGGAACCTCAGCTCATCACCGAGCAGCCGGCCGGCGGGGCGCTGCTCGTCCGACGCCTGTATGCGGATGACGTCGGCGTCCGACTCGAGGCGGGACTTGCGGGCGGCGGGCATGCGAACTCCGGACCACTAGGCAGAAAATTGCCCCCAGAATGCCGCTTGCATGCCCGCCGCACAAATTATGACCAAGGCTTAGCTTTCAGTTGCCCCTAAACGGCGAGACGGTCGAACTCCGAGCCCTTCGCACCCTCCAGGAAGGCCTTCAGTTCCGCCTTCGTGAAGATCAACGCCGGGCCCTCCGGGTCCCGGGAGTTGCGCACGGCCACGCCGCCTTCGGGGAGGCCCGCCACCTCGATACACTCACCGGCCCCCACGCTCGCCTGAGCCTTCACCCAGGTCACACCCATGATCTCGCCAGCCGAGACACCGTTTTTGATCGTCATCGCCATTCCCCTCACCCTTCTCGTCGTCTGACAAACGCGTGCACACAATTCCCATGTGGGAAGTCCAAGTGCCACTCATGCAAGGGTAGTCGGGCAGACCGCATGCGAACATTTCCCCGAAAGAGTGCAGTTCGACGCTGCTTATACGATCAACACTCATGCCGTGTTGCGTGCCGGGCCGTCGCACCCGAGCGGGATAGGCCCGAACATCGCAGATACCGCCGACCGGCAGACGTGCCCTCGTCCGGCGGGCCACAGGAGTAGCACGTCCCGCTCTACGGACCCACACCGGTCAGGTTCGTGCAACCAGCCGTGCCTACCGTCCGGGCCAGTCCTCACCGCTACGCCGGGCAGGACCCGGCACGGAGAGCACGCGGACCGGTGGCGGAGGCAGCGTGCGAGTTCCCAGACGCCGTGCATCGGCACGGGCTGGAACGCGGCGGCCGCCGCGACACGCCCTGGTCGCGATCGAGACGCCGGCCATCGCAT
This portion of the Streptomyces changanensis genome encodes:
- a CDS encoding helix-turn-helix domain-containing protein; translated protein: MPAARKSRLESDADVIRIQASDEQRPAGRLLGDELRFHRERLGYTLADAARVIRASTSKISRLERGESPAKPRDVHDLAVFYRLSREQQGQLDQLLAQAGNADLYAQFADVTPNFLKRLIRLEGTAEKISVFDPRVVPGLLQIEDYARALVSMMELGVAPTDIERIVALRMKRQVMLDKGVPTLAAHISEDVLYRPYGSADVMVKQMAFLLKATRTNRVNVRIVPKEAIMPPYPLFHLTFGDRQELAYVEHLDGANYITQKPQLDKYRRLLDNVRASAYDREQSTAALEQALAHWERLAATDGPA
- a CDS encoding DUF397 domain-containing protein yields the protein MAMTIKNGVSAGEIMGVTWVKAQASVGAGECIEVAGLPEGGVAVRNSRDPEGPALIFTKAELKAFLEGAKGSEFDRLAV